From one Lycium ferocissimum isolate CSIRO_LF1 chromosome 5, AGI_CSIRO_Lferr_CH_V1, whole genome shotgun sequence genomic stretch:
- the LOC132055354 gene encoding uncharacterized protein LOC132055354 isoform X2 — protein MAILLPLFTISCSVDTTQRLSYTPHRTPPKKPDSLSSISLSPSTTRSNISVSDLLRREIPKSNQVKPDGTYMGYDVWLPSAPKVEKPRSVFNAASLAYIGDCIFELYARRHFLFPPLSIEEYNDRVMAVVRCEAQDAMLQKLMSDNVLSEEERGVLRWGKNIGSSKTKTKKRAGVAVYNRASSLETLVGYLYLTNVQRLDEIMLKLGFCIGDSTLPIAERIDGTPR, from the exons ATGGCGATTCTTCTTCCATTGTTCACCATATCTTGTTCAGTTGACACAACCCAAAGACTTTCCTACACTCCTCACCGTACACCTCCCAAAAAACCCGATTCTCTATCCTCCATTTCCTTATCTCCTTCTACCACCCGTTCCAATATTTCCGTTTCGGACCTTCTTAGACGTGAAATTCCCAAGTCTAACCAAG TGAAACCGGATGGTACATATATGGGGTACGACGTATGGCTACCAAGTGCACCTAAAGTTGAGAAGCCTCGGTCGGTGTTTAATGCTGCTTCGCTAGCTTATATTGGAGATTGCATCTTTGAG CTATATGCAAGAAGACATTTTTTGTTCCCACCATTGAGCATCGAAGAGTACAATGATCGAGTCATGGCGGTAGTACGTTGCGAGGCACAA GATGCTATGTTGCAGAAACTTATGAGCGACAATGTTTTGTCAGAAGAGGAAAG GGGTGTGCTTCGTTGGGGGAAAAACATTGGTTCAAGCAAAACGAAGACGAAAAAGCGTGCTGGTGTGGCTGTTTACAACAGAGCGTCTTCACTTGAAACGCTT GTTGGTTATCTCTACCTTACTAATGTGCAAAGGCTTGATGAAATCATGCTGAAGTTGGGCTTCTGCATAGGTGACTCTACGCTGCCAATTGCGGAGAGAATAGATG GTACACCAAGGTGA
- the LOC132055355 gene encoding uncharacterized protein LOC132055355 has product MAVSPKLYVNKPKKAQLKQNQQQHASSPTPPPPTSSMTSSTPPPPQPPKESFIRRYKYLWPMLLAVNFSIGAYLFMRTKKKDVGTEEGEMLDVPAASVSTAAASAVIEKEMEVTTPPPLQPVIVREPIPENQQRELFKWMLEEKRRVKPKDPEEKRRIDEEKAILKHFIRAKSIPVL; this is encoded by the exons ATGGCAGTATCTCCAAAATTATACGTCAATAAACCTAAAAAAG CGCAGTTAAAGCAAAATCAGCAACAACATGCATCTTCTCCAACGCCGCCGCCGCCGACGTCATCGATGACGTCATCAACTCCACCACCACCTCAGCCACCTAAGGAATCTTTTATTCGCCGTTATAAGTATCTATGGCCTATGCTTTTGGCTGTCAATTTCTCTATTGGAG cTTACCTTTTCATGAGGACAAAGAAGAAAGATGTGGGAACTGAGGAAGGAGAAATGCTTGATGTTCCTGCGGCCTCTGTTTCAACAGCAGCTGCTAGCGCAGTTATTGAAAAAGAAATGGAAGTCACTACTCCACCTCCTCTGCAACCTGTGATTGTACGTGAACCAATACCAGAGAATCAACAACGTGAACTATTTAAATGGATGTTGGAGGAAAAGAGGAGAGTTAAGCCAAAGGATCCCGAGGAGAAAAGGCGCATTGATGAGGAGAAAGCCATCCTCAAGCACTTCATCCGAGCCAAGTCCATCCCAGTTTTGTAA
- the LOC132055354 gene encoding uncharacterized protein LOC132055354 isoform X1, whose amino-acid sequence MAILLPLFTISCSVDTTQRLSYTPHRTPPKKPDSLSSISLSPSTTRSNISVSDLLRREIPKSNQVKPDGTYMGYDVWLPSAPKVEKPRSVFNAASLAYIGDCIFELYARRHFLFPPLSIEEYNDRVMAVVRCEAQDAMLQKLMSDNVLSEEERGVLRWGKNIGSSKTKTKKRAGVAVYNRASSLETLVGYLYLTNVQRLDEIMLKLGFCIGDSTLPIAERIDAELLESDRWWNFLLPLVHQGDVARRDEVHEAESI is encoded by the exons ATGGCGATTCTTCTTCCATTGTTCACCATATCTTGTTCAGTTGACACAACCCAAAGACTTTCCTACACTCCTCACCGTACACCTCCCAAAAAACCCGATTCTCTATCCTCCATTTCCTTATCTCCTTCTACCACCCGTTCCAATATTTCCGTTTCGGACCTTCTTAGACGTGAAATTCCCAAGTCTAACCAAG TGAAACCGGATGGTACATATATGGGGTACGACGTATGGCTACCAAGTGCACCTAAAGTTGAGAAGCCTCGGTCGGTGTTTAATGCTGCTTCGCTAGCTTATATTGGAGATTGCATCTTTGAG CTATATGCAAGAAGACATTTTTTGTTCCCACCATTGAGCATCGAAGAGTACAATGATCGAGTCATGGCGGTAGTACGTTGCGAGGCACAA GATGCTATGTTGCAGAAACTTATGAGCGACAATGTTTTGTCAGAAGAGGAAAG GGGTGTGCTTCGTTGGGGGAAAAACATTGGTTCAAGCAAAACGAAGACGAAAAAGCGTGCTGGTGTGGCTGTTTACAACAGAGCGTCTTCACTTGAAACGCTT GTTGGTTATCTCTACCTTACTAATGTGCAAAGGCTTGATGAAATCATGCTGAAGTTGGGCTTCTGCATAGGTGACTCTACGCTGCCAATTGCGGAGAGAATAGATG ctgaacttttggaatcggaTAGATGGTGGAACTTTCTTTTGCCATTG GTACACCAAGGTGATGTCGCTAGAAGAGATGAAGTTCATGAAGCGGAATCTATTTGA